The following proteins are co-located in the Pedobacter frigiditerrae genome:
- a CDS encoding Ku protein: protein MRSIWKGSIGFGLVNIPVKLYSGVQNSNLDLDMLDERDHAKIKFQRINEDTRKEVPYDKIVKGYFMNDKYVILDEHDFEEAAPEKNKVIELENFVDIQDINPIYYETSYYTEPEKQGAKAYALLLKALEKSKKAGVGRFVLRSTENLCVIHPMDGVIVITKIRFQQEIRTMDEIKKVDDKAISKKEMEVGLALIKQYSSDFDIAAFKDTYSDELLKIIKAKAKGKRAVVKKLKPQKATSDNLYDQLMQSLGGNKKRA, encoded by the coding sequence ATGAGATCGATTTGGAAAGGTTCTATTGGCTTTGGTTTGGTTAATATTCCTGTTAAACTATATTCTGGTGTACAAAATAGCAACTTAGATTTAGATATGCTAGATGAAAGAGACCATGCTAAAATCAAGTTTCAACGTATTAATGAAGATACCAGAAAAGAAGTACCATACGATAAAATAGTTAAGGGCTATTTTATGAATGATAAATATGTGATTTTGGATGAGCATGATTTTGAAGAAGCTGCTCCAGAAAAAAACAAAGTTATTGAACTGGAAAACTTTGTAGACATACAAGACATCAATCCCATTTACTACGAGACCTCTTATTATACTGAACCAGAAAAACAGGGAGCTAAAGCCTATGCCCTACTTTTAAAAGCGCTGGAAAAATCTAAAAAAGCTGGAGTTGGCCGTTTTGTATTACGTAGTACTGAAAATCTATGTGTCATACACCCTATGGATGGCGTAATTGTGATTACAAAAATAAGGTTTCAACAGGAGATTAGAACGATGGATGAAATTAAAAAAGTTGACGATAAAGCCATTTCTAAAAAAGAGATGGAGGTTGGTTTAGCTTTAATTAAACAATACAGTTCTGATTTTGATATTGCCGCTTTTAAAGATACTTATAGCGATGAGTTACTAAAAATTATTAAAGCGAAGGCAAAAGGCAAACGTGCTGTGGTTAAAAAATTAAAACCGCAAAAAGCAACTAGCGATAACCTATA